From one Anomalospiza imberbis isolate Cuckoo-Finch-1a 21T00152 chromosome 25, ASM3175350v1, whole genome shotgun sequence genomic stretch:
- the ADGRB2 gene encoding adhesion G protein-coupled receptor B2 isoform X2, translating into MPGEGKCHRMTAAGPLLLAVISSVLWLTRGFDPAPSACSALASGVLYGSFSLKDLFPTISSGCSWTLENPDPTKYSLYLRFNREEQVCTHFSPMVLPLDHYLANYTCDPRGEASPAPTRQHPEQQQEEEEDEEAELELCEGTGPFTFLHFDKNFVQLCLAAEPEAAPRLLEPQALEFRFVEVLLINNNNSSQFTCSVLCRWLEECLQAPGARRCGFTHAGCSCQAESPPAPRRNGTRPPAPAPTPAPAAPGCCPTELHSANANELDLPEVPHGNAVEENQKVKTQWPRSADEPGVYMAQTGDPAAEEWSQWSVCSLTCGQGSQVRTRSCVSSPYGTLCSGLLRETRTCNNTATCPVPGTWEEWSPWSLCSVTCGRGARTRTRRCAASRHRGKACEGPELQAKPCNIAICPVEGQWLEWGAWSRCSVTCANGTQQRTRKCSVSAHGWAECRGAHADARECSNPTCPNSKWGPWNHWSLCSKTCDTGWQRRFRMCEGTGMQGYPCEGTGEEVKTCNEKKCPAYHEMCKDEYVMLMTWKKTAAGEIIYNKCPPNATGTASRRCLLSPHGVAYWGVPSFARCVSHEYRYLHLSLREHLAKGQRVLAGEGMSQVVRSLLELMARKTYYSGDLLFSVDILRNVTDTFKRATYIPSSEDVQRFFQVVSYMVDAENRDKWEDAQQVSPGSVHLMKVVEDFIHLVGNALKAFQSSLIVTDNLVTSIQREPVSAVSSDINFPMKGRRGMKDWARSSEDKLFIPREVLSLASAEAEESSHFVIGAVLYRTLGLILPPPRSPLAVTSKVLTVTVRPPTRPAEPLVLVELSHIINGTSHPQCVTWDYTRTDAGLGNWDTESCQTLETLPAHTKCQCRQLATFAVLAQLPRDLAMDPSGTPSVPLMIGCAVSCMALLTLLVIYAAFWRFIKSERSIILLNFCVSILASNILILVGQSQMLSKGVCTMTAAFLHFFFLSSFCWVLTEAWQSYLAVIGRIRTRLVRKRFLCLGWGLPALVVAVSVGFTRTKGYGTASYCWLSLEGGLLYAFVGPAAVIVLVNMLVGIIVFNKLMSRDGISDKSKKQRAGSKPPPCGSLLLKCTKCGVVSSAAMTSATASSAMASLWSSCVVLPLLALTWMSAVLAMTDRRSILFQVLFAVFNSVQGFVIITVHGFLRREVQDVVKCQMGGCRSEENENSPDSCKNGQVQILTDFEKDVDLACQTVLFKEVNTCNPATITGTLSRISLDGDEDPKLNTTSEGGLGFSSLPGNIPPASILVQVPKMTPNVVAGLTELGEPPAQQLSLEAPGPVYLCTESSLRPLEYGWIRAPEPPRESDYMMLPRRTGSLKPFPRDEGTLGAGTEEAVPSGTGRPVAEGDAYPGFVAVDHVNVNLNQPYATVKAPYGLQFKQHPTVRQILASELSERSRTMPRTVPGSAMKVGSLERKRLRYSDLDFEKVMHTRKRHSELYHELNQKFHTLDRYRAPSTGSSKREKRWSVSSGGGDKSAGNDVTSPEEQRPKAPAAPPKPWSTFKAMTLGSLPSAQRDRLELCRADWDSPCAGLDAADGDFQTEV; encoded by the exons ATGCCTGGAGAG GGCAAATGCCATAGGATGACCGCTGCTGGTCCCCTCTTACTGGCTGTGATATCGTCTGTCCTGTGGCTCACGCGGGGCTTCGACCCGGCTCCCAGCGCCTGCTCCGCCCTGGCCTCCGGCGTCCTCTACGGCTCCTTCTCCCTCAAGGACCTCTTCCCCACCatctcctccggctgctcctggactctggagaaccCCGACCCCACCAAGTACTCGCTCTACCTCCGCTTCAACCGGGAGGAGCAGGTCTGCACCCACTTCTCGCCCATGGTGCTGCCGCTCGACCACTACCTGGCCAACTACACCTGCGACCCCCGGGGCGAGGCCAGCCCCGCGCCCACCCGCCAGCAcccggagcagcagcaggaggaggaggaggacgaggaaGCCGAGCTGGAGCTGTGCGAAGGCACGGGACCCTTCACCTTCCTGCACTTCGACAAGAACTTTGTGCAGCTGTGCCTGGCGGCCGAGCCCGAGGCGGCCCCGCGGCTGCTGGAGCCGCAAGCACTGGAATTCCGCTTCGTGGAGGTGCTGCTCATCAACAACAACAATTCCAGCCAGTTCACCTGCAGCGTGCTGTGCCGCTGGCTCGAGGAGTGCCTGCAGGCTCCTGGTGCCCGCCGCTGCGGCTTCACCCACGCCggctgcagctgccaggccGAGAGCCCTCCGGCCCCCCGGCGCAACGGCACGCGGCCCCCAGCCCCCGCGCCCACCCCGGCACCCGCcgcccccggctgctgccccacCGAGCTGCATTCTGCGAATGCCAACGAGCTCGACCTGCCCGAGGTGCCACACG GCAATGCGGTTGAGGAGAACCAGAAGGTGAAGACTCAGTGGCCGCGGTCAGCGGATGAACCCGGGGTCTACATGGCCCAGACAG GGGACCCTGCGGCGGAGGAGTGGTCGCAGTGGAGCGTGTGCTCCCTGACGTGTGGCCAGGGCTCCCAGGTGCGGACGCGCTCCTGCGTCTCCTCTCCCTACGGGACGCTGTGCAGCGGGCTGCTCCGGGAGACCCGCACCTGCAACAACACCGCCACCTGCCCAG TTCCCGGCACGTGGGAGGAGTGGTCCCCGTGGAGCCTGTGCTCGGTGACCTGCGGGCGAGGGGCCAGGACCAGGACGCGGCGCTGCGCGGCCTCGCGGCACCGGGGGAAGGCCTGCGAGGGCCCCGAGCTGCAGGCCAAGCCCTGCAATATCGCGATCTGCCCGG TGGAAGGGCAGTGGCTGGAGTGGGGCGCCTGGAGCCGCTGCTCCGTCACCTGCGCCAACGGCACCCAGCAGCGGACGCGCAAGTGCAGCGTCTCGGCCCACGGCTGGGCCGAGTGCCGGGGGGCCCACGCCGACGCCCGGGAGTGCTCCAACCCCACCTGTCCCA ACAGCAAGTGGGGTCCTTGGAACCACTGGAGCCTCTGCTCCAAGACCTGCGACACCGGCTGGCAGCGGCGCTTCCGCATGTGCGAGGGCACGGGCATGCAGGGCTACCCCTGCGAGGGCACCGGCGAGGAGGTGAAGACCTGCAACGAGAAGAAGTGCCCAG CCTACCACGAGATGTGCAAGGACGAGTACGTGATGCTGATGACCTGGAAGAAGACGGCTGCTGGGGAGATCATCTACAACAAATGTCCCCCCAACGCCACAG GGACTGCCAGCCGCCGGTGCCTGCTGAGCCCCCATGGGGTCGCCTATTGGGGTGTGCCCAGCTTCGCCCGCTGCGTCTCCCACGAGTACAGATACTTGCATCTCTCA CTGCGGGAGCACCTGGCCAAGGGCCAGCGGGTGCTGGCAGGGGAGGGCATGTCCCAGGTGGTGCGGAGCCTGCTGGAGCTCATGGCTCGCAAGACCTACTACAGCGGGGacctgctcttctccgtggACATCCTGCGCAACGTCACTGACACCTTCAAGAGGGCCACCTACATCCCGTCCTCCGAGGATGTGCAG CGCTTCTTCCAGGTGGTGAGCTACATGGTGGACGCGGAGAACCGCGATAAGTGGGAGGATGCCCAGCAG GTCTCTCCCGGCTCCGTGCACCTGATGAAGGTGGTGGAGGACTTCATCCACCTGGTTGGGAATGCGCTGAAGGCTTTCCAGAGCTCCCTCATTGTCACCGACAACTTGG TGACCAGCATCCAGCGGGAGCCCGTATCCGCCGTGTCCAGCGACATCAACTTCCCCATGAAGGGCCGGCGGGGGATGAAGGACTGGGCCCGCAGCTCCGAGGACAAGCTCTTCATCCCCAGGGAGGTGCTGAGCCTCGCCTCGGCAG AAGCCGAGGAATCGTCGCACTTCGTCATCGGGGCGGTGCTGTACCGCACGCTGGGGCTCATCCTGCCCCCGCCCAG GAGCCCCCTGGCTGTCACCTCCAAGGTGCTGACGGTGACGGTGCGCCCGCCGACCCGGCCGGCAGAGCCGCTCGTGCTGGTGGAGCTGTCCCACATCATCAAC GGCACGTCCCACCCGCAGTGTGTCACCTGGGACTACACGAGGAC GGATGCTGGCTTGGGAAACTGGGACACGGAGAGCTGCCAAACCCTGGAGACCCTCCCGGCGCACACCAAATGCCAGTGCCGCCAGCTCGCCACCTTCGCTGTGCTCGCCCAGCTGCCCAGAGACCTG gCCATGGACCCCTCGGGGACACCGTCGGTGCCGCTGATGATCGGCTGTGCCGTGTCCTGCATGGCCCTGCTGACCCTGCTGGTGATCTACGCGGCCTTCTGGAG GTTCATCAAGTCGGAGCGCTCCATCATCCTGCTCAACTTCTGCGTCTCCATCCTGGCTTCCAACATCCTCATCCTCGTGGGCCAGTCCCAGATGCTCAGCAAG GGCGTGTGCACCATGACCGCCGCCTTCCTCCACTTCTTCTTCCTCTCGTCCTTCTGCTGGGTGCTGACCGAGGCCTGGCAGTCCTACCTGGCGGTGATCGGCCGGATCCGGACACGCCTGGTCAGGAAGCGCTTCCTGTGCCTGGGATGGG GCTTGCCAGCCCTCGTGGTTGCCGTCTCCGTCGGCTTCACACGGACCAAAGGCTACGGGACAGCGAGCTA ctgctggctctcGCTGGAGGGTGGTTTGCTCTACGCCTTCGTGGGACCCGCTGCTGTCATCGTGCTG GTGAACATGCTGGTGGGCATCATCGTCTTCAACAAGCTCATGTCCCGTGACGGCATTTCAGATAAGTCCAAAAAGCAGCGAGCTGG CTCCAAGCCCCCCCCGTGCGGCAGCCTGCTGCTGAAATGCACCAAGTGCGGCGTGGTGTCCAGCGCGGCCATGACCTCCGCCACCGCCAGCAGTGCCAT GGCATCGCTGTGGAGCTCCTGCGTGGTCCTGCCTCTGCTGGCGCTGACCTGGATGTCGGCCGTGCTCGCCATGACCGACCGGCGCTCCATCCTCTTCCAGGTCCTCTTCGCCGTCTTCAACTCCGTCCAGGGCTTCGTCATCATCACCGTGCACGGCTTCCTGCGCCGAGAG GTCCAGGACGTGGTGAAGTGTCAGATGGGGGGGTGCAGGAGCGAGGAGAATGAAAACTCGCCCGACTCCTGCAAGAACGGGCAGGTGCAGATCCTG ACAGATTTTGAAAAGGACGTTGACCTGGCGTGTCAGACAG TGCTGTTCAAAGAGGTGAACACCTGCAACCCTGCCACCATCACGGGCACCTTGTCCCGCATCTCCCTGGACGGAGACGAAGACCCCAAGCTCAACACAACCTCAGAGGGTGGCctgggcttctccagcctgccTGGGAACATCCCCCCCGCCAGCATCCTGGTGCAGGTGCCCAAGATGACGCCCAACGTGGTGGCGGGTCTGACCGAGCTGGGCGAGCCGCCGGCgcagcagctcagcctggaggcGCCGGGTCCCGTTTACCTGTGCACCGAGAGCAGCCTGCGGCCCCTGGAATACGGCTGGATCCGGGCCCCCGAGCCCCCCCGCGAGAGCGATTACATGATGCTGCCCCGCCGCACTGGCAGCCTCAAGCCTTTCCCCCGGGACGAGGGGACGCTCGGTGCCGGCACAGAGGAGGCGGTGCCCAGCGGGACGGGGCGCCCGGTGGCCGAGGGGGACGCCTATCCCGGTTTTGTGGCCGTGGATCACGTCAACGTGAACCTCAACCAGCCCTATGCGACGGTGAAGGCACCCTACGGCCTCCAGTTCAAGCAGCATCCCACGGTGAGGCAGATCCTGGCCTCGGAGCTGTCGGAGCGCAGCCGCACCATGCCCCGCACCGTGCCCGGCTCTGCCATGAAAGTGGGGTCCCTGGAG AGGAAGAGGTTGCGGTACTCTGACCTGGACTTTGAG AAGGTGATGCACACACGGAAACGCCACTCCGAGCTCTACCACGAGCTCAACCAGAAATTCCACACGCTGGACCGGTACCGGGCTCCGTCCACCGGCTCCTCCAAG CGAGAAAAGCGGTGGAGCGTCTCGTCGGGCGGCGGGGACAAGAGCGCGGGCAAC GATGTGACCAGCCCCGAGGAGCAGCGGCCAAAGGCTCCGGCCGCGCCGCCCAAGCCATGGAGCACATTCAAGGCGATGACACTGGGCTCGCTGCCCAGCGCCCAGCGGGACCGGCTGGAGCTGTGCCGGGCAGACTGGGACAGCCCCTGCGCCGGCCTGGACGCGGCCGATGGCGACTTCCAGACGGAGGTGtga
- the ADGRB2 gene encoding adhesion G protein-coupled receptor B2 isoform X1, with the protein MPGEGKCHRMTAAGPLLLAVISSVLWLTRGFDPAPSACSALASGVLYGSFSLKDLFPTISSGCSWTLENPDPTKYSLYLRFNREEQVCTHFSPMVLPLDHYLANYTCDPRGEASPAPTRQHPEQQQEEEEDEEAELELCEGTGPFTFLHFDKNFVQLCLAAEPEAAPRLLEPQALEFRFVEVLLINNNNSSQFTCSVLCRWLEECLQAPGARRCGFTHAGCSCQAESPPAPRRNGTRPPAPAPTPAPAAPGCCPTELHSANANELDLPEVPHGNAVEENQKVKTQWPRSADEPGVYMAQTGDPAAEEWSQWSVCSLTCGQGSQVRTRSCVSSPYGTLCSGLLRETRTCNNTATCPVPGTWEEWSPWSLCSVTCGRGARTRTRRCAASRHRGKACEGPELQAKPCNIAICPVEGQWLEWGAWSRCSVTCANGTQQRTRKCSVSAHGWAECRGAHADARECSNPTCPTDSKWGPWNHWSLCSKTCDTGWQRRFRMCEGTGMQGYPCEGTGEEVKTCNEKKCPAYHEMCKDEYVMLMTWKKTAAGEIIYNKCPPNATGTASRRCLLSPHGVAYWGVPSFARCVSHEYRYLHLSLREHLAKGQRVLAGEGMSQVVRSLLELMARKTYYSGDLLFSVDILRNVTDTFKRATYIPSSEDVQRFFQVVSYMVDAENRDKWEDAQQVSPGSVHLMKVVEDFIHLVGNALKAFQSSLIVTDNLVTSIQREPVSAVSSDINFPMKGRRGMKDWARSSEDKLFIPREVLSLASAEAEESSHFVIGAVLYRTLGLILPPPRSPLAVTSKVLTVTVRPPTRPAEPLVLVELSHIINGTSHPQCVTWDYTRTDAGLGNWDTESCQTLETLPAHTKCQCRQLATFAVLAQLPRDLAMDPSGTPSVPLMIGCAVSCMALLTLLVIYAAFWRFIKSERSIILLNFCVSILASNILILVGQSQMLSKGVCTMTAAFLHFFFLSSFCWVLTEAWQSYLAVIGRIRTRLVRKRFLCLGWGLPALVVAVSVGFTRTKGYGTASYCWLSLEGGLLYAFVGPAAVIVLVNMLVGIIVFNKLMSRDGISDKSKKQRAGSKPPPCGSLLLKCTKCGVVSSAAMTSATASSAMASLWSSCVVLPLLALTWMSAVLAMTDRRSILFQVLFAVFNSVQGFVIITVHGFLRREVQDVVKCQMGGCRSEENENSPDSCKNGQVQILTDFEKDVDLACQTVLFKEVNTCNPATITGTLSRISLDGDEDPKLNTTSEGGLGFSSLPGNIPPASILVQVPKMTPNVVAGLTELGEPPAQQLSLEAPGPVYLCTESSLRPLEYGWIRAPEPPRESDYMMLPRRTGSLKPFPRDEGTLGAGTEEAVPSGTGRPVAEGDAYPGFVAVDHVNVNLNQPYATVKAPYGLQFKQHPTVRQILASELSERSRTMPRTVPGSAMKVGSLERKRLRYSDLDFEKVMHTRKRHSELYHELNQKFHTLDRYRAPSTGSSKREKRWSVSSGGGDKSAGNDVTSPEEQRPKAPAAPPKPWSTFKAMTLGSLPSAQRDRLELCRADWDSPCAGLDAADGDFQTEV; encoded by the exons ATGCCTGGAGAG GGCAAATGCCATAGGATGACCGCTGCTGGTCCCCTCTTACTGGCTGTGATATCGTCTGTCCTGTGGCTCACGCGGGGCTTCGACCCGGCTCCCAGCGCCTGCTCCGCCCTGGCCTCCGGCGTCCTCTACGGCTCCTTCTCCCTCAAGGACCTCTTCCCCACCatctcctccggctgctcctggactctggagaaccCCGACCCCACCAAGTACTCGCTCTACCTCCGCTTCAACCGGGAGGAGCAGGTCTGCACCCACTTCTCGCCCATGGTGCTGCCGCTCGACCACTACCTGGCCAACTACACCTGCGACCCCCGGGGCGAGGCCAGCCCCGCGCCCACCCGCCAGCAcccggagcagcagcaggaggaggaggaggacgaggaaGCCGAGCTGGAGCTGTGCGAAGGCACGGGACCCTTCACCTTCCTGCACTTCGACAAGAACTTTGTGCAGCTGTGCCTGGCGGCCGAGCCCGAGGCGGCCCCGCGGCTGCTGGAGCCGCAAGCACTGGAATTCCGCTTCGTGGAGGTGCTGCTCATCAACAACAACAATTCCAGCCAGTTCACCTGCAGCGTGCTGTGCCGCTGGCTCGAGGAGTGCCTGCAGGCTCCTGGTGCCCGCCGCTGCGGCTTCACCCACGCCggctgcagctgccaggccGAGAGCCCTCCGGCCCCCCGGCGCAACGGCACGCGGCCCCCAGCCCCCGCGCCCACCCCGGCACCCGCcgcccccggctgctgccccacCGAGCTGCATTCTGCGAATGCCAACGAGCTCGACCTGCCCGAGGTGCCACACG GCAATGCGGTTGAGGAGAACCAGAAGGTGAAGACTCAGTGGCCGCGGTCAGCGGATGAACCCGGGGTCTACATGGCCCAGACAG GGGACCCTGCGGCGGAGGAGTGGTCGCAGTGGAGCGTGTGCTCCCTGACGTGTGGCCAGGGCTCCCAGGTGCGGACGCGCTCCTGCGTCTCCTCTCCCTACGGGACGCTGTGCAGCGGGCTGCTCCGGGAGACCCGCACCTGCAACAACACCGCCACCTGCCCAG TTCCCGGCACGTGGGAGGAGTGGTCCCCGTGGAGCCTGTGCTCGGTGACCTGCGGGCGAGGGGCCAGGACCAGGACGCGGCGCTGCGCGGCCTCGCGGCACCGGGGGAAGGCCTGCGAGGGCCCCGAGCTGCAGGCCAAGCCCTGCAATATCGCGATCTGCCCGG TGGAAGGGCAGTGGCTGGAGTGGGGCGCCTGGAGCCGCTGCTCCGTCACCTGCGCCAACGGCACCCAGCAGCGGACGCGCAAGTGCAGCGTCTCGGCCCACGGCTGGGCCGAGTGCCGGGGGGCCCACGCCGACGCCCGGGAGTGCTCCAACCCCACCTGTCCCA cagACAGCAAGTGGGGTCCTTGGAACCACTGGAGCCTCTGCTCCAAGACCTGCGACACCGGCTGGCAGCGGCGCTTCCGCATGTGCGAGGGCACGGGCATGCAGGGCTACCCCTGCGAGGGCACCGGCGAGGAGGTGAAGACCTGCAACGAGAAGAAGTGCCCAG CCTACCACGAGATGTGCAAGGACGAGTACGTGATGCTGATGACCTGGAAGAAGACGGCTGCTGGGGAGATCATCTACAACAAATGTCCCCCCAACGCCACAG GGACTGCCAGCCGCCGGTGCCTGCTGAGCCCCCATGGGGTCGCCTATTGGGGTGTGCCCAGCTTCGCCCGCTGCGTCTCCCACGAGTACAGATACTTGCATCTCTCA CTGCGGGAGCACCTGGCCAAGGGCCAGCGGGTGCTGGCAGGGGAGGGCATGTCCCAGGTGGTGCGGAGCCTGCTGGAGCTCATGGCTCGCAAGACCTACTACAGCGGGGacctgctcttctccgtggACATCCTGCGCAACGTCACTGACACCTTCAAGAGGGCCACCTACATCCCGTCCTCCGAGGATGTGCAG CGCTTCTTCCAGGTGGTGAGCTACATGGTGGACGCGGAGAACCGCGATAAGTGGGAGGATGCCCAGCAG GTCTCTCCCGGCTCCGTGCACCTGATGAAGGTGGTGGAGGACTTCATCCACCTGGTTGGGAATGCGCTGAAGGCTTTCCAGAGCTCCCTCATTGTCACCGACAACTTGG TGACCAGCATCCAGCGGGAGCCCGTATCCGCCGTGTCCAGCGACATCAACTTCCCCATGAAGGGCCGGCGGGGGATGAAGGACTGGGCCCGCAGCTCCGAGGACAAGCTCTTCATCCCCAGGGAGGTGCTGAGCCTCGCCTCGGCAG AAGCCGAGGAATCGTCGCACTTCGTCATCGGGGCGGTGCTGTACCGCACGCTGGGGCTCATCCTGCCCCCGCCCAG GAGCCCCCTGGCTGTCACCTCCAAGGTGCTGACGGTGACGGTGCGCCCGCCGACCCGGCCGGCAGAGCCGCTCGTGCTGGTGGAGCTGTCCCACATCATCAAC GGCACGTCCCACCCGCAGTGTGTCACCTGGGACTACACGAGGAC GGATGCTGGCTTGGGAAACTGGGACACGGAGAGCTGCCAAACCCTGGAGACCCTCCCGGCGCACACCAAATGCCAGTGCCGCCAGCTCGCCACCTTCGCTGTGCTCGCCCAGCTGCCCAGAGACCTG gCCATGGACCCCTCGGGGACACCGTCGGTGCCGCTGATGATCGGCTGTGCCGTGTCCTGCATGGCCCTGCTGACCCTGCTGGTGATCTACGCGGCCTTCTGGAG GTTCATCAAGTCGGAGCGCTCCATCATCCTGCTCAACTTCTGCGTCTCCATCCTGGCTTCCAACATCCTCATCCTCGTGGGCCAGTCCCAGATGCTCAGCAAG GGCGTGTGCACCATGACCGCCGCCTTCCTCCACTTCTTCTTCCTCTCGTCCTTCTGCTGGGTGCTGACCGAGGCCTGGCAGTCCTACCTGGCGGTGATCGGCCGGATCCGGACACGCCTGGTCAGGAAGCGCTTCCTGTGCCTGGGATGGG GCTTGCCAGCCCTCGTGGTTGCCGTCTCCGTCGGCTTCACACGGACCAAAGGCTACGGGACAGCGAGCTA ctgctggctctcGCTGGAGGGTGGTTTGCTCTACGCCTTCGTGGGACCCGCTGCTGTCATCGTGCTG GTGAACATGCTGGTGGGCATCATCGTCTTCAACAAGCTCATGTCCCGTGACGGCATTTCAGATAAGTCCAAAAAGCAGCGAGCTGG CTCCAAGCCCCCCCCGTGCGGCAGCCTGCTGCTGAAATGCACCAAGTGCGGCGTGGTGTCCAGCGCGGCCATGACCTCCGCCACCGCCAGCAGTGCCAT GGCATCGCTGTGGAGCTCCTGCGTGGTCCTGCCTCTGCTGGCGCTGACCTGGATGTCGGCCGTGCTCGCCATGACCGACCGGCGCTCCATCCTCTTCCAGGTCCTCTTCGCCGTCTTCAACTCCGTCCAGGGCTTCGTCATCATCACCGTGCACGGCTTCCTGCGCCGAGAG GTCCAGGACGTGGTGAAGTGTCAGATGGGGGGGTGCAGGAGCGAGGAGAATGAAAACTCGCCCGACTCCTGCAAGAACGGGCAGGTGCAGATCCTG ACAGATTTTGAAAAGGACGTTGACCTGGCGTGTCAGACAG TGCTGTTCAAAGAGGTGAACACCTGCAACCCTGCCACCATCACGGGCACCTTGTCCCGCATCTCCCTGGACGGAGACGAAGACCCCAAGCTCAACACAACCTCAGAGGGTGGCctgggcttctccagcctgccTGGGAACATCCCCCCCGCCAGCATCCTGGTGCAGGTGCCCAAGATGACGCCCAACGTGGTGGCGGGTCTGACCGAGCTGGGCGAGCCGCCGGCgcagcagctcagcctggaggcGCCGGGTCCCGTTTACCTGTGCACCGAGAGCAGCCTGCGGCCCCTGGAATACGGCTGGATCCGGGCCCCCGAGCCCCCCCGCGAGAGCGATTACATGATGCTGCCCCGCCGCACTGGCAGCCTCAAGCCTTTCCCCCGGGACGAGGGGACGCTCGGTGCCGGCACAGAGGAGGCGGTGCCCAGCGGGACGGGGCGCCCGGTGGCCGAGGGGGACGCCTATCCCGGTTTTGTGGCCGTGGATCACGTCAACGTGAACCTCAACCAGCCCTATGCGACGGTGAAGGCACCCTACGGCCTCCAGTTCAAGCAGCATCCCACGGTGAGGCAGATCCTGGCCTCGGAGCTGTCGGAGCGCAGCCGCACCATGCCCCGCACCGTGCCCGGCTCTGCCATGAAAGTGGGGTCCCTGGAG AGGAAGAGGTTGCGGTACTCTGACCTGGACTTTGAG AAGGTGATGCACACACGGAAACGCCACTCCGAGCTCTACCACGAGCTCAACCAGAAATTCCACACGCTGGACCGGTACCGGGCTCCGTCCACCGGCTCCTCCAAG CGAGAAAAGCGGTGGAGCGTCTCGTCGGGCGGCGGGGACAAGAGCGCGGGCAAC GATGTGACCAGCCCCGAGGAGCAGCGGCCAAAGGCTCCGGCCGCGCCGCCCAAGCCATGGAGCACATTCAAGGCGATGACACTGGGCTCGCTGCCCAGCGCCCAGCGGGACCGGCTGGAGCTGTGCCGGGCAGACTGGGACAGCCCCTGCGCCGGCCTGGACGCGGCCGATGGCGACTTCCAGACGGAGGTGtga